The window GTCCGTATTGGGGATTCATCAAAACGATCAACGCAATCGGTGCTACAACGACCGTCACCAGCGATACATTCACCCAAAGCGGACGTTTCTCGTAACGGCGCAGGGCATCGACGAGTGCAAAAAGGTAAAACAAGCCGCTGAATGCAAGGAGAAAATTAAGCTGATAGGGAAAATCGTAAAACGGCAATCCCCGTATGTTTCCAAAGAGCAGGGCCATACTCATAAAGAGTAAAAAGAGGTTCCACACAACGAAATATCGGCGAAGATTCTCTATCGCACCCGCAGACAATACCCCCTCTTTTTCAAATAATGCAAACGGCAAAAGCGATAGAAGCAGAGGGAAAAAACCGTACAACATCAAAGAGATATGAAGGGACCTGGCACGCTCAGGCGAAAACAGCGTCTGTGTGCCGTCCAAACCCAACATCTCCAGGGAATAGATAAGCCCTGCGATCAATCCTAAGATGAGCCAGACGAGAGCAAGAGGAAGCTCATCGTTTAAAAATGTTTTTAACAACTCCATCCTCCATTTCGATGATTGTGTCGGCAAAATCCGCTATTTTTTTGTCATGGGAAGCGACGATAAACGTCGTATTTTCGCGTGAAAATTCCCGAAAGAGTTCATAAACACCCAATGCGTTTTTCGTATCCAGATTTCCTGTCGGCTCATCCGCAAAAACAACAGAGGGACGGTTAATCAGCGATCGTGCGATCGCGGCACGCTGGCGCTCCCCTCCGGAAACCTCATCGCTGTACCGCCCCTTCAGGGGCTCAATTCCTAAACGCTCCATAAGCGGATCAATCTGCCCTTGAAATTCGCTCATCGCGGCAAGTGCAATATTTTCTCGCAACGTCAAATACGAAATCAGATAATGAAACTGAAACACAAACCCGATATGACGGCGTCGGAACGCATCGATACTTCCCCATTGTGAAAGCGCTTTGGCATCGTACGTCACATGCCCCTTCGAGGGTCGGAGCAGCGTTGAGAGGATGGAGAGCAATGTGGTCTTTCCGCTGCCGCTTTCTCCGATGATCGCCGTAAAACTCCCCGGTTCGATACTCAGATCAATCCCGCGCAAAACGTGTTCATGGGAGTAATAATGTTCCAATCCGGATGCGACAATTTTCATGCTCCCCCCTTTTGGATCAGGCTCATCGGATCAATGCGGGAGGCATAGATTGCCGGCATCAGCGTCCCGATCAACGCCATAACCACCGAGACCACAAATACTTTCACCAGAAGAACGGCTGTGATTTCACCGTTAATATATCCTTGGAATTTATCGGCATGTTTGATCAGTTCCAGCACACCCTCACTTACCCCCCATGCGACGGCAAAAGCGAGCAAAGCGATTATCAGGGTTTCACTGAGAAGTTTGAAAATAATAACGCTCGGAGAGAGCCCGATAGAGCGCATAATGCCAAATTCCCCTTTACGGTCATTTACCACCATGCTCATCATACTGACGATCCCCAAAATCCCCATCAAAAACGCCATCGCACCGATCACATCCGAACTGGTTTTGATGATTTTGAACTGATTGTACGAATCGATAAAACTGTCGGTAGTTTTGGCTTCCAAATCAGCTCCGAGCAACCCAATCTGCTTGAGAACGGCATCACTCTTGCTCAAATCGTTCAAACTGACCAGGAAAATGGATGCACTTTTGTGAAACAATTCACCTCCGTCGTCTAGTCCCATCACAACACCGCCGTCCTCAAATCCGATCTTGCTTTTAAATACACCGCTGACATGAAACGTTTTTTTGGACAGAACAATTTGTGAGGGGTGTTTGAGGGTTGTATCTATTTTAGACCCCAACAAGACTTCTCCGCGATGAGGATAATTTCCCCGTGTCAGGTGATAACTTTTAAATCGTCCTTCGCTCACCCCGTAAATTCCTACGATCGGCAGAGGATCGACCGGAGCGGCACCTAAAATCAATGCCGAAACCTCTTTAACCCCGTCCACCTTTGCAATCGGTACGGACAAAGAGCGGTTGATATCACTGAAAAACGTATCCGCAATCCCTTTTTGGGTGACGATGATATCTCCGTCCGTTTTGAGCATCGCACTGTACATACTCACCACTCCGCCCGAAATCGCGCTGATCAGAAAAATAGCGGAAATCGAAACACTCATACTGATAAAGATGAGCGCTGTTTTAAAACGGTTTTTGCGGAGGGCTTTGAGTGGAGTGATCACTGTTCAATTGCCTTTTTAAGTTCATCCGCCGTGCTCACATAATCGATCGAATCGACCAGATTGCCTTTGAATTTCATTATGGTAATTTTTTCTTCTTTTCCGGGGAATTTTAATCCGAACTCTTCATCATCGATCAACAAAACGATATGAGGGTATTTTTGCATTTTAGGAATAGCAAACGCTTTAGTGATAAAACTGGGCATCCCGCTGATGTCGGCAACGAACGCAGCATTGTGAGCATCCAGATAGCCTTTGTCTTGTGAAGAGAGATAGTCATTTACCGTCGTACCCGTCCCTTTTTCAAACGCCATGATAAGCGTATGCGGCATCACTTTCAGAGTATGCTTTTTACCGAACTGGTCTTTTAACTCCATTGGCGGAACCGTTTGCCCCACCTTATACGGTGCACCCCATAGACTTACGGCGATTAACACCATTAAAACAATAATTTTTTTCACGCGAGCCCTTTTTACGATAGTTCGTAAAAGTGTAGCCTACCAAGTGTAAATAGGCTAATTATTTGTGAAGGGTAGCGGTTAATTATGAATTTTTTATGAAGCTTTGATTTTTTATTTTATCTTCGAGGATGCGTAGTTCCGGCAGGGTCAATAAAAAACTCTCATCCATCACTTTATCCAGATGATTCATTTCGGTGAGGGTTATCCCGAACGGGTCTTTTTTCTCCGTCCGAACCGTTGAACCCGTCAGGGTGATATTGTCCAGTTTTTTTGAGCTGTGGCGGACAAAATAGGTAAGAAAATAACCACCGACATGGTCTTTTTCGATCGCGACAACGACACGCGTCGCATTACTTCCCTCAAATTTTGCCTCAGGTGCAAGAGTTTTGAAATCTTCAACACTGAGATATCCTACATACACTTTTGTATAAATATCATGGTAACGCTGGGTAGCTCCGCGATTAAAAAAATCCATATCGATCGGGGATTTGGCACGAAGCGAGCGGAGCATCCACGAAAGAGTGCTGTAATATTTGAAAGAGGCGATTTTCAGCTCTTCCGCATGGGCAATTTTTGCACTTTGAACGCGGATCATCGGAGCACGCGGGGATTTAG of the Sulfuricurvum sp. genome contains:
- a CDS encoding ABC transporter ATP-binding protein, with protein sequence MKIVASGLEHYYSHEHVLRGIDLSIEPGSFTAIIGESGSGKTTLLSILSTLLRPSKGHVTYDAKALSQWGSIDAFRRRHIGFVFQFHYLISYLTLRENIALAAMSEFQGQIDPLMERLGIEPLKGRYSDEVSGGERQRAAIARSLINRPSVVFADEPTGNLDTKNALGVYELFREFSRENTTFIVASHDKKIADFADTIIEMEDGVVKNIFKR
- a CDS encoding FtsX-like permease family protein is translated as MITPLKALRKNRFKTALIFISMSVSISAIFLISAISGGVVSMYSAMLKTDGDIIVTQKGIADTFFSDINRSLSVPIAKVDGVKEVSALILGAAPVDPLPIVGIYGVSEGRFKSYHLTRGNYPHRGEVLLGSKIDTTLKHPSQIVLSKKTFHVSGVFKSKIGFEDGGVVMGLDDGGELFHKSASIFLVSLNDLSKSDAVLKQIGLLGADLEAKTTDSFIDSYNQFKIIKTSSDVIGAMAFLMGILGIVSMMSMVVNDRKGEFGIMRSIGLSPSVIIFKLLSETLIIALLAFAVAWGVSEGVLELIKHADKFQGYINGEITAVLLVKVFVVSVVMALIGTLMPAIYASRIDPMSLIQKGGA